Genomic segment of Vulpes lagopus strain Blue_001 chromosome 7, ASM1834538v1, whole genome shotgun sequence:
AGACCCAGGTGGGAGAGGCCACTGCttaagagggagggaggatgtcCAACTCCAACAGGCACTCTGCCTGTCACCCCGGTCTACTCTGCACATTCTCCTTCGCAGACTGGTTCTTCACCCCTCTTCCCAGAGTCCAAGCCATCTCCATCCCAAgtcctggccccagccctgccccaggctgccTTCCTGGCCGCCCTCTCCCACCCAGGAGTGCTCCCTCCTTAGGCAGTGGGGTCCAGGTAGGTGGTGTGTTGACTGATTGGTCCCTGACTGCCTTGCAGGTGAAATTGCCCTGTGGTCTTTGGTGGTCCTGGCCATTGAGCGGTACGTGGTGGTGTGTAAGCCCATGAGCAACTTCCGTTTTGGGGAGAACCACGCCATCATGGGCGTCGCCTTCACCTGGGTCATGGCGCTGGCCTGTGCGGCACCCCCCCTCGCTGGCTGGTCCAGGTAATGGCACTGAGCAAAAGAGAAGGGTccccggtggggggggggggtctctgtAGGGTCCCTCACCCAGGACTCAAACCTGGTGCTGTCTGGTTCTGGACATCGAGCTTATATGTCCCCTACCCTAAACGGCCACCCTGACAGCTCTCCCAAGGGAGGAGTTTAGggcaagggaagagagaatcagACCCTAATGTTGCTATGGGGGCTGGTCCCATCTCCTGAGCCCCCATGTCAAGGAGAATCCAAGACGCCCCAACCCTTCACCTTGGCTGTGCCCCTAATCCTCAACTAAGCCAGGGCCAGATTCCAATCCTCTTTGCCCCATAGGCAGTTCCCTCTGACCTTGGGCCTCAGCACCCAGGGAGGGTGAGCCTGCCTAGTGCAGGTGCTGACACTGTAGCTGCTGGGCTGGGAACTAGGTCCTGTCCAGCCTCTAGTCCATCATTCCCAAATGGGGCTCAGATGGGAGATAGGAGGACAGTGGTTTGGGAAACTGGACTCGTGACCCTGTGGGTTCCTGGAGGCCTGGTGTCCCTCTGCTTCCAGGaaatctctcttcccctccctcctctctcagcCTGCGAGGTCAATTTTTGTTCCGTTGAATCTGAGCCCACCCCCTCCAGACTCTTTCCCTATGTTTTCCAGTCCTGCCCAGTCCCATCCACACAGGCATAGCCAATGAACACCATTGTCATCATCCTCTGAAATCACTGAAACATCCTGACCTCTTGTTTCTAGGCAATGTGCAAAGATCCCTTAGTTACTCTGTGTGCCCATCTTTGGCTTAGAAAATACTTTTACCCTGTTAGTAAGAACTTGGTTTGTATGAACTGCCTCCGATACAGAATTTGGGAGCTTTTTCCTTCTCCCACCAACTTCTGCCCTGCAGAGCCTGAGGCCTAGTCTCTGGCCATTGGGAGCAGCATGTCTGGTGAGGAAACACAACGCAGGTCAGCAGCATATAGGCTCTGCTAGGTGAGAGACTGGGCCATCTTGTGATACCACAGCCTCCGTACAACCAAAGCACACTGTTTTCACAAAGGGCATTTGAATCTCTCATCTCCcttgatttaatcctcacagttaTGTAGCCAAGCAGATATTTtatcatacccattttacagagagggaaagcaggccCACAGCAAGACCAGCCACACAGCAGGTGTGTtggcagagccagggctctgATCGACTGCGGCCTGTTCCCAGGTCCTTCACGCATGGGTCTCCCTTACACCCTCTCCTGTCTCACCCCCCTCTGGTGCTCAGGTACATCCCAGAGGGCATGCAGTGCTCATGTGGGATCGACTACTACACACTCAAGCCAGAAATCAACAATGAGTCCTTCGTCATCTACATGTTCGTGGTCCACTTCGCCATCCCCATGTTTGTCATATTCTTCTGCTATGGACAGCTCGTCTTCACAGTCAAGGAGGTATGATCcttgtgctgggtgctggggacacatGTGCTGGTTGGGTTGAGCCCGGCTCCTGTCCCAAAGGAGTCTGGATAGCAGGCCCTGTATCCTTGCAGGCAGCTGCCCAGCAGCAGGAATCGGCCACCACCCAGAAGGCTGAAAAGGAGGTCACCCGCATGGTCATCATCATGGTCATCGCTTTCCTGATCTGCTGGGTGCCCTATGCCAGTGTGGCATTCTACATCTTCACCCACCAGGGCTCCGACTTTGGCCCCATCTTCATGACCCTCCCGGCGTTCTTCGCCAAGTCCTCCTCCATCTACAACCCTGTCATCTATATCATGATGAACAAGCAGGTGCCTGCTGGTGGGACAGGCGGGTCCAGGGGCCCCAGGCTTCAGGCACTGACTGTGGAGGACAAGCCGTGTCCTCAGTCATTCCACCAGCAAAACCAGACAGGGAAACTGGCATCCCCCAGGGCATATGggagaaatgcagattcctgCTGAATCAGAAGCTCACGGTAGGCCCAGgaacttgcatttctaacaagccctccaggtgtcTCTGAGACTGGCTCAAGGATGAGATGCGCCAGGCCAGATGGTTCTGGAGGCCCACTTTAAAAGTCAAATAGACTAAGTCCTAAGCCTGGGAATGGGATGCCATTCTCCACAAAGCCTGGGGATGGGTGCCAGTCTCCACAAAGCTGAACAAGGAGCTAAGTCTTAATCTGAGGGATGAAGGGATAAAGCAGTTCTTTAACATCAACCAGTGATTTCTCTGCAGAATACATGATCCAGTGGGGAAAACATGGTCTCTGGAGCTAGGCATATcgggttcaaatctcagttcttattttctagctctgtgacccttgggcaagtcacttcccttctctggccTTCAGTGCCTTCATGCCTAGAGAGGGCAAAATCCCAAACTCTAGGGCTAAATAAGATACTTACAGACAGCCCTTGGCACACAGAGGGCATCACGGAATGTCAGCAGTAGCAACACCCCCTTGGGTTCGGTCCCTGGCATCTCTGGGGTGGGGCCACATGTGCTTTACTAAGTTCCCTCCAGGGAGCCAGGCTTGAGAGGGCAGTGGAACCCTCTGAGTGCCAGAAGCAGGGAAGGGGTTGGAGGCAAATTTTGCCAACCACCCCAGTTTGCTACACACACTTTCAGtggaccctgaccctgactcatGTCCCTTGCCTTCCAGTTCCGGAACTGCATGATCACCACCCTCTGCTGTGGCAAGAACCCACTGGGTGACGACGAGGCCTCTGCCAGCGCCTCCAAGACGGAGACCAGCCAGGTGGCACCGGCCTAAGCCCTGCCAAGGACTCTACGGCCGATTGTAGGAGTCTCCCATTCCCTACACCTACCCCCAGCCACAGCTGCCCCACAGGAGTCAGTCCTGTCGGAACCAGGTTACAGAGTTTCCCTGagtttggaaaacaaacaaaaaaagaattaatgagagAAAGATGAGGCTCCCACTCGGCAAGGATGCTCCATCTGGAGTCGAGTTCCCAGGGGCCAGTGGGATCTCTGCCCCTACTCCCCCCAACTCATCTCTCAGGAACACAAGAACTCTTGCTCTCTGGAAAAGTGTCCCAGCTTAGGGATAAGTGTCTAGCACAGAGtggggcacacagtaggtgcttaataaatgctaggTGGATGAGGGAAGGAACGAATGGAGGAATGAATGGAGGAATGAGTGGGCTGGGAGAGCATATCTATCCTCTGAAAACACCTTAGCAGCAGCAGCTCACCCTCAGCTGATGACCCTGAGCAGTTGTTTCCCTCCCTGGAAACACTTTCTTTCCCTGAAAAATGGAAATCCCAAATCCCTGGCCCTGCCAACACATGGCTGCTGTGGAAGATCAAacaagattttgtgtgtgtgtgtgtgtgcgccagtgtgtgtgcatgtgtgagcactTTGTAAATGGTAAAGAGCTGTACAGATTGTAGTTAACATTATGAATatcaatataattaattaatatgatcATCTCCTCTTGATAGTGACCATTTTGAGATCGGGCAGAGCCCTGAGCATACAGCCTgagcataatttttaatattagccaGGAGTCAAGGCCAGACCAGGGCTGATGgctgggcagcagggagggacagTCAAGGGAACACAAAACGCAGTCATCAGGATTGAAAAAATGTCAGGGCACTGGAGTCTGGACCAAGGCCCAGCGTCTCACCTCTGGCATGGAGCTGCAGGCCCGGTGCTTCCCCTTCCCGATACGGCCTAGGGAGAAACAAGCCTTTCTTTCAGCTTCTGCAAACCACCCACTCTCCTGCCCAGCAGCTAGGCCACAGCAACTCTGGGCCAGCTTGGAGCTTCTAGAAGCCATATTCACCTGCCTACATTTAATGAAGAGCTGATTCCCCAGTGTCACCCTTGTCTCAAAGAgcttagaaacaaaaagtagGAAATTCAGATGGACTCACCTTCCCTGGGGATGTTCACAGGTCCCAGATTCCAGCTGCTTTGCTGGGTGAGCCCGTCTTAATAGCTCCACTCCATTCTCCATTCTGGAGAGTCCTTGGTGCAAAGCTGGCCAGAACTCTGGGCATCTGAATCGAGCTGCCTACATAACTGCCCCCCCTCCACATAACCAAAACACGAAGCTCTAGCTCTCCCTGGCTCAGCCTGGAGACTAAGCAAATTGGGGCATTAAAAGCTCAGCTCCTATACTTGGTGTTAAGGGTGGTGGTTTTTGTTGCTCTCAAGCTCTTTATCTGCAGGATGGACTGAAATTGGGCAGCATCCACCTGATCCTGACCCCCAGGATGCTGGGTTTGGGCAACCGGCAGAGCCCCCTGGGGGTGCGGGGTAGAGGGAGCAGACCTGGGCATGAGAAAAGTCCCCACTTTGGAGTCACAGAGACCCAGGTGGCCTGTGAAACTGCAAGCAAGTTgtcatctctctgtgtctccttatCTGCAAAAGGGGAATCTTACACTGAGCTTAAGAGGACTGCAAGCTTCATGTGGCCAGCCTACATCCTGGCGCACTGCAGCTGGTGGGAGACTTCTGACATTCCTGGGCCTCAGTCTGAAGGAGGCCTTACCGAGAGAACATCCTCTGCAAGGGGAACAAGGATGGAGATATAGGCCTAAGAGTTACCCTCAACCTCCAAGGTGGCAAAGGGTGGCTGGAGCCTGAGATGGAAGGTCCTCAGTGTCATGGTGGGGCTGGAGTGGGTAATAGCTGGGCTCTTTACTATGACCCCTCTTTACTCTGCCTCCCTAAGTGGATGTCAGTCAGGATTTCTTCAGCTACAAGTCGCAGGAACTCTAAACCAATAGGGCtgaatcaaaaggaagaaattattggCTTCTGTAAACAAAAAGCTCAGggcttcaggcacagctggatGCAGGCACTCAGATGTTATCAGACTTCTGTATCTCCCCTTCCGGCTATGCTTTTCTCTGTGTTGGCTCCACACATAGGCTGACTGTTCCCAAGAGGTGGCATGAAAGGGCTACCAGCAAGTCCTAGGCTCGGGAAGCAGCTCACAAAGTCAGCTGCtctttcctcacagttctggcaAAGCTCCCTGGGTAGGTCTCTTATTGGCCAAGCTAGGGTCAGCTGGTCACCTCTAAACCCATCACCAGGCTAGAAGGGAGATTTGTCCTCTGATTGGCCAGCCAGGGTCAGCTGGTCACCCCCAAACCCATCACCAGGCTAGAAGGGGGATTCATCTTCTGATTGGCCAGCCAGGGTCAGCTGTTCACCCCAAAACCCAGCACCAGGCTACAAGGGGGATTCATCCTCTGATTGGCCAGGGGTAGGTCACCTGATCATCCCCCAGCTTTAAATAAACCAAATGGTCTGAGTGAGGGTGGGGACTGGAAGGAGCCCAAAAAATACCTGGGGGGTATGGCTGCCAAAAGGAGGAGGGCGGAGACAGGGTGGGCAGAGCTAACAGTGGCCCAGAAGGGCTGGCCACGAAATGGGTGATGTCTGGCTCCACCATGCCTCCTTCCCACAGTGTGGATGCCAAGGAGAAGATTCCCATGGCTGATCCCCCAGGTCTCACTCTCCATGTCAAGGGTGTTGGGCAGGCGTGGCAGTGGAAGGGACAGTGGCCGGCAGCCCTGTGTCCTCACTGCCCCACATCAGCCCACTTATTCTGAGAAACGATATGCTTGTTTCAGCCTCACatccagagaaaaaaatttattctcaAACCAGAAAAGTCTCTTTTATCCTGGTAGAgagaaaattctctttccctttttaatttataattgatGTGACAGCCACTTTGGGGGCACTTGCCATGTATAAAGGCAAAGAGCTGCCGACTTAGGTTAGGTTGGGTTGAGGGTGTGACCCACGTCATCTCCAGGCTCCAGGTAGCATCAGGTTTATGGAATGCCTGTTGTATACACTCATATCTGCCCACTCAACCCAGTCTAAGGAAGCAGACCCCAGGCCAGGGTGCGCAGAGGACTCAGAGATGGATAGGAGGGAGCAAGTCTCTGGTCTGTGACCTGGTCAGCCTCAAGGACACAGAGCTCTCTTACCTAGATCTTGCCTCTTGGAGGAGAGAGCGTTGAACCAACCCTCCCACTCCAGCACCACCAAGTCAGCAAAACCTGATGGCAgcttaccccatcccccccagcAGAGACATGCACTCCTGCCCCCCCCAGGGTGCTCCCAGAGAAGCAGTGGGTGCTCTTCCCAGCCATGCAACCTCAGACCATGTCCCCCAACCTGATTAGGTCTCAGGTctctcagctttaaaaaggagACTCATCCCAGTTGGTAGAATTGTCTATAGAGACTGATGAGATTATTGCTATGAAAACTGCAGtgcacagtaggcactcaataaatgtgagtTTCCTTCCCAGAATTGTGAACCAAGTTCAAAGGAGCAGCCCCTGGAGTGGTGGTCAAGAGATTAAAATAATGGAGAAGCCTCAGAAGAGGTGGAAGCAAGTGCTAACAGCCCCCAAtactcatttcctttccttcttttagtAATATCACTCCGAGTTCTAGCTGGGCTCCTAGCCACTCAGCACAGGACTGCATCTCCCCCCACTTCCCTTGCATCTGCAGTGGCAGGACATTAAGGTCTGGCCGAGGGGGTATAACCGGAAATGGTATGTGCAGTTCTGGGTTGCATGTTTCAGAGAATGGAGGCATCTTCCCCTTCTCTTGTTTCCTGTCTAATGGCTGGAGTGTGGTCATGATGACCAGAGCCACAACAGCTATCTTGTGTCCTGAGGGGGAATCTGTGGGCAGAGAACAACACAGCATCAAGCAAGAAGGAGCCTGGCTGGATCTCCCATGCTGCCTTCCCACCCTCCACAACTTACACTTGAAGAGTCTCATGAGAGAATGatttcatgggttttttttttgtttcaaccACTGTTGTTTTGGAGTTATAAGCTGGTTTCTTCACTAACACGGAGGGTTTCTGGGTTCCAGCCCAGGTCCTCTCTGAACTTTAGCTtcttcatgtataaataaaatagtgaatatAAAACATGGACATAGAACGTGATGGCTATTACTATTTCTGCCCTGCCTTCTATGCATTTATTGACTAAAGTCACAAATGCCCTGATGCTACATGGGGCTAGCGTTACACAGAACAAACACCTTATTGCTGCTCCAAAAAGTAGAACTATAATCTTTAGACCTATGAGAAAGTTCACCTGGAGAAGACCCCCCACTCTATGTTTGATGATGGTAAAACAGTTGTCAGCAGGACTTAAATCCCCTACCGGTCTCAGTAGGAGTCACATAAGTGCACTGAGCAGTGCTTCTTCTCTCCAGCAGTCTGATCCTCACACTTATCATTTCCCTGTAAAAAGGCAATCCTCAAGAAGAATTTTTAGATCTGCAGcacattttagaatttctttcctCCAAATGCAAAGCTCTATCCTGGCACAGCCCAGGAGCAGGGTTTCATATGAAGCTCGTGGGAATGTTTGTATCTCTgagtctttctctatttctcaatTCTTGGAAATTCCCCACAATGTGATCAAAATTGCTGCCCCTGTTTGTGCCAGCACCATGTGCCTCTTTGCCTCATCTTGTCTCCTGCTCTAACATGGTTCCTGCAAATGGTTCTCAGGCCTTCTTCTGCTCGGCCAGGCTGGGCTCTGGCACTGGGGTTCCACAGCAGTGGGTGctaagtgcctactgtgtgccaaggcACTGTACTAGGCaccaggaacaagacagacacagccctgcccacccctgggGCCCTCCAAAACTCAGGGGCTAGTGTGGGAGAGCTGTAACTCAGGGTGTTAGAGGTCCTGAGGGCTGCTGGAACCAGTGGAGGGGGTCCTCACCTCCTAAGGGGTCGGTGGGGGGCTTTTCAGAGCTCTACTGAGTCCAAAAGGATGAATGGAAAACCATACAGAGAAGGTGAGTGAGGGTAAAGAAAGGCCTTGTAGGTAGACTCTATCAGTTAACTTATGCTGCATGACAAACAACCTGCAAACCTGATGGCTTATAACAACACATCATGTATTGTTGCTTGTGATTCTGTGGGTCAACCAAGTGGTTGGACTTCTGATTTGGACTCAGCTTGGTCAAACTCTGCTGGGCTCATGAAAACATCTGTGGTCAACTGGAGGTTTGGCTGGTGGACCAGCTGTGGGCTGGGTGACAGGAGTGACCATGCTGTGGGCCTCTGAACATCCAGCAGGCTAGCCAGGGCTTGTTCACATGGAACTTCCACCATATTCTGTtgatcaaagcaagtcacaaggaGTATGAGAGGAGCTGCAAAGTTACATGCAAATGGACATGGATATGGACAGGCAGGGGTGAGAAATTGGGGCTGTTTTTGCATCCATCtaacacacacataaaagaaacacaaaggagAAGGAGAGCCCAGCTGTTAGCATCTAGCCGATTCCAAGAGCCACAGTGGTTGACTGTGGGGTTCCAGGGAGAAAGGGGGTCCATAAGGCGGATTCAAGAGGTCAAGCTTCCACATACAGGCAGTGGGGAGCTATGAAGGGTGCTAGGCGGGGGAGTGATATCTGATTTCACTTTAGAACACTTTGATGGCCACCACCTCCCTCAATCCAGACATCTGGTCATGGAGAGTCCCCTGGAAAAATCCCAAAAATAAAGAGACTACCAGGAGAAGAATGCAGATCTGTTTGAACCTGTCCCCTCCAAATCCTACATCCTCCTCAGAGGTAAGCACTGCTATTACCTTGGTGTGAATCCTTTCAGACCTTCTTCTGTGCCTTCACttatacacaaacacatgtgcGTACACCCACACATacgcacactcacacatgcattctctcttctcagaaggggaggagcagagatccctgggtggctcagtggtttagcgcctgccttcggcccagggcatgatcctggagtcctgggatcaggtcccacatcaggctccttccatggagactgcttctctctctgcctgtgcctctggctctctctctctctgtgtctgtcataaataaataaaatcttttaaaaaaaaaaaaaagaaggggggcaACATATTCCACAGACACATTCTgggttcattcattttcattttgaaaattaattagtttatttacttaaactagactccacacccagcatgaggcttgaactcatgaccccaagagcaAGCGccgcatgctccactgactgagccagccaggtgccgctCTGGTTCACtcattttcactgctgtataCTATGCCACCATGTGACTAGACCACAGTTTATTTGTCCACTTTTCTCCTGGTGGGTATTTAGGTTGTTTTGAATTTTTGGTGGGATtgcagtgaacatccttgtctaTCAGTGTAAGAGTTTCGCTCATATTTATCCCCAGAGTGCTATGGGTGCGATGTGGCACGAATCTGTCTTTAGTTCTATTAGATGTCACTGCACTGCTTTCTAGAGTGGCTTCCAGCTTACTCTCCCAGCAGCTATGTGTTTCTTCACGCACTGGACACCCAGCATCGGTAGATATCTAAATATCTGTCATTCTACCAGGTGTGAAGTACCACCTCCTGTTTGGTTTAATTCACCTCACACTTCAAATGGCTGCACACTATTCTGCACGAAGCAGTAGTTCAGCCAAGCCTTGAGGGATTCATTTGGAAgttagttctctctttttttttcttttccagataatgcatcaattgtttcttttctgaCTAATGCACTCCTAGGGCAGAGAAGTAAAGTTGCTGAGTTCAAGGAAATACCTTTTCAAAGCAGGCTGCACCCCAATTTACCTCCCTGGGGGAAGCCCTGAgggccgggctccctgcatccctGCCTACACTGCTTTCAATTTTAGTTAATTTGATGGGAAAATAGTATCTTATCACTGTTTCAGTGTGAATTTTCCTGAATGCTAAGGAGGTTGagaatattttcttgtgttttcagcCTTCCTGGTGAATTATCTATTCATATCCTTTGTCCTTTTTACTAATTTATGGAGATTTTTGCTAGGTAAGCTTACTTAAAAATTGCTCATTCaagttgcctgggtggctcggtcagttaagcgtctgccttcagctcaggtcatgatcccagggtcctgggatggagccccacatcaggggagtctgcttttccctctctctctctgcctctcctccctgttcGTGTGTgttcttgctgtctctctcaaaaaaataaataaataaataaataaaatagttttttaaaaagtaaaaattgctCATTCATCCCTTCAAACTTTTTTcttataaagcaaaacaaaaggagGTCAGTCACAGGTTAATCTGGGGTGTCTGCTCCTGGAAAACCCCAGCAGCCTGCCTTCAGTTGCCACTTCTTGAGAAACCAAGGTCAGCAGTAGCCTGGGAACAGGAGTGGCATTGGGGCAGGTGGGATTGGAGGCCACAACCCAGGTGTGCCTAGTTTCCCATCAGCATCTCCAGGCCCTGTGGGGGCAAAGGGCACAGGAGGGATCAAGCATCTCAGCACCCATCATTTTGCCATGGgcctgagacccagagaaatcaattgactcacccaaggtcacagaggagTGAGTGGTCAGGCTGGTGTGTCAGCACACAAGGCAGGTTTTAGTGCCCATTCCAGGCCTCCTGCCCCAATCAGCAGCTCAGAGCCTCCCAGCCCAATCATAGGCTAATTGGAGTGATGCGGCTGGGCTGCTGATATATAAGAGGATGGGCGGGCATGCAAGTCTCACGCCTTGGGAAGGGGTCTGACCATCTGCATCTGTGTCTGCATCTGCCTGTGCAATGGCTCCTGGGAGCATTGCCTCCAGTGACATCTCAACCTCCTCAACCTCCACAGAGGGGTCATCCGTGGTGTCTGGGTCTGAAAAGCCAGGTAGGCAAAGGAGGCAGCTCCTCAGGAGCCCATTCCCTGGGTGTCCTGGAACCTCCCTGTGCCACCCAGCGTCCTCAGCCTGCCTGGCCCCAGCACCCATCCTAGAGGCCATTGAGTTCACATGCTCATTGGACAGAAGAGCCGATGCCCGAGATGGCAAGGGCCAGGTCCAGTCTGGGTTCTGAGGTTGGCCCAGCTCAGTGGGAGAGGGCAAAGTGGGCTTCCCCAGCTGGAGCCCATTTCCTGTCAGGGGAGGGCTGGCGGCTGCAGGGCAGCTAGTTGGAGGTTTAGCAACAAAGAGCAAGCATTTGATATAAGGCTGGGCCTTGGATTTAAGGCTGTATCCCAATTTTCAGTCCACAAACAATGCCTCAGAGTTTTTCTGGATATAGATAGATCCGTTCATTCCCTCCAGGAGCTCCCAGTCTGAAGGGCAAGACTGCTTTATTTATAGATGCCATTTGATAATGTTGGCATGTGCTTTACTGTCGGGAATACAGAGGGCTGTAGGAATCCAGAGGAGCCACTAACCCATTCCAGGAGGTCAAGGAaagctttctggaggaggtgaccCCTGAAGGAGGGTTAAGCCTCACCCAGGAGAAGGAGGGTACAGTAGGAGCAGTGTTCTGAGTGTGAGTAAAGGCTCCTTCAGAGGAAAAGTTGGAGGGTGGGTTCCAGGTGCTTTGAAGCCTGGGGTAGAGTTCCTCACTCTGGCTTGGGAAGTCAGGGCAGGTGTCCAAATCCCAGTGCTGCGTGGGCCTGGAAGGATAAGTGAGAGCTACCAGAGTGCCCATAGGGGACAGAGGCCACCCAGGCAAGGGAAGAGCATCAGCAGAGGCCCAGGGGCAAGGGGGCTGGGGGAAGCATCCAGGGAGtcccaggcccctccctggccAGGGGCAGAGTGGCAGGGCAggaagggtggaggggcagggcctgCCACACTGAGCCTCCAAGTCTCCAGCTGGGCCCTTATGCTGAGGACAGTGGGGAGATGAGGGAGGTAAGGTGCAGAGGGAAGGAGATTGGGGCCCTTGGGATAGAGGGGGGAGAAACCCATGAAGAAAGGGTGGAGTGGTGTGGTGGTGAAGGCGATGGGAGATCCAGGGTGTCCTCCAGGTTCTTGCGTGGGGGTCTGGGTAGGTATAGTGGGTGCCGTTTGTGGGAGAGAGGGTGGAGGACAAGTTTGGGGGAGCTGTGAGTTCTGGTCATGCTGAGATACAGCAGGCATTGAATAATGCAGAAGGAGGACTGAATTCAGCTGTAGGAACCCCGAGGAGGCAGGAGATTTGGGGTGGCTCCCTGGGACAGGGCCTGgcttgggggagggaggagggtggttAGAACTGTCCTCATAGGCCAGGCCAGAGGACGCTGCAGTTGGGAGTGTGCAGATTTCTTTAGAGACTCCATCCCCACTGTACAGATGGGAAGattgaggcccagaaaggagAGTGAAACTCCCAAGGTCCTGGGTGTGGCTGACGAGGGATTCCACACATTTAAGAGCTCTGGGCCCAAAACGAGTATTCCCAGACATGGAGCTCTTCCTGGTCAGGAGGCAGCAATAGCTGAATTGGATTAGGTCTCtataagtttttgcttttttttcttttctactttaaaatgtgtgtgtgtgtgtgtgtgtgtgtgtgtgtgtgtatttgggtcacctgagtggctccagtGCTTAAGcagctgccctcagctcaggtcatgatctctggggtcctgggatagatcctcacgttgggttccctgctcagtggagagcttgcttctctctttgctgCTCCCCCCAGGTTTcatgtgtgttctttctctctctctcaagtattaaaacatatatgtatatataaacatacacactcatatatatatatatatatatatgccaattGATTCCTTcttaaaagtcttta
This window contains:
- the RHO gene encoding rhodopsin; translated protein: MNGTEGPNFYVPFSNKTGVVRSPFEYPQYYLAEPWQFSMLAAYMFLLIVLGFPINFLTLYVTVQHKKLRTPLNYILLNLAVADLFMVFGGFTTTLYTSLHGYFVFGPTGCNVEGFFATLGGEIALWSLVVLAIERYVVVCKPMSNFRFGENHAIMGVAFTWVMALACAAPPLAGWSRYIPEGMQCSCGIDYYTLKPEINNESFVIYMFVVHFAIPMFVIFFCYGQLVFTVKEAAAQQQESATTQKAEKEVTRMVIIMVIAFLICWVPYASVAFYIFTHQGSDFGPIFMTLPAFFAKSSSIYNPVIYIMMNKQFRNCMITTLCCGKNPLGDDEASASASKTETSQVAPA